A stretch of the Thiomicrorhabdus xiamenensis genome encodes the following:
- a CDS encoding chemotaxis protein CheV, with amino-acid sequence MTTTLEQVEKTAQLSKNNQLSLMIFQVQFGNDDYHPPYYGMNVFKVREVLEGRSYPVSPMPDTNDLIEGMIELRGQYLPVIDLPQWMGFPMSSEEREKSIIIVSDFSHNFVGLRVSHIHGVEEKNWSDIHPAGNYNINVNTNQIINHTYLDNSETLCFILDIEKLLIEAMPSMAQKIFSSAKEIDIEANMFAPELYQKTILFAEDSKAIQKYMGMVFDQLGLKFIAFENGRLLLDYIDGLESMDSVSMVFTDLEMPVASGHTVIRELREHSKTHDIPIVVHTSMTSENNTREVLSMGANYFIGKVDTDMIVDTIKKVQNDFYSN; translated from the coding sequence ATGACCACCACTCTGGAACAAGTCGAAAAAACCGCTCAGTTAAGTAAAAACAATCAGTTGAGTCTGATGATTTTTCAGGTGCAGTTTGGCAATGACGACTATCATCCCCCTTACTACGGAATGAACGTTTTTAAGGTTAGAGAAGTTCTGGAAGGGCGTAGTTACCCGGTTTCTCCGATGCCGGATACCAACGATCTGATTGAAGGCATGATCGAGTTGCGCGGGCAGTATCTACCGGTTATCGATCTTCCGCAGTGGATGGGCTTTCCAATGAGCTCAGAGGAGCGCGAAAAATCGATTATTATCGTGTCCGATTTCAGTCACAACTTTGTCGGCTTGCGTGTTTCGCATATTCATGGCGTTGAAGAGAAAAACTGGTCGGATATTCACCCGGCCGGTAATTACAATATCAATGTAAACACCAACCAGATTATCAACCATACCTATCTGGATAACAGTGAGACATTGTGTTTTATTCTGGATATTGAAAAGCTACTGATTGAGGCGATGCCTAGCATGGCCCAAAAAATCTTTTCGTCGGCGAAAGAAATCGACATCGAAGCGAATATGTTTGCTCCGGAGTTGTACCAGAAAACCATTCTTTTTGCCGAAGACTCCAAAGCGATTCAGAAATATATGGGAATGGTTTTCGACCAGCTCGGCTTAAAGTTCATAGCCTTTGAAAACGGACGTTTGCTATTGGACTATATCGACGGACTGGAGAGTATGGATTCGGTATCAATGGTGTTTACCGATTTGGAGATGCCGGTCGCTTCAGGGCATACCGTAATTCGCGAATTGCGCGAGCATAGTAAAACCCATGATATCCCGATTGTCGTCCATACCTCAATGACCAGTGAAAACAATACGCGGGAAGTTTTGAGTATGGGGGCTAACTACTTTATCGGTAAGGTTGATACGGATATGATCGTCGACACGATCAAGAAGGTTCAAAATGACTTCTATTCAAATTGA
- the rnhB gene encoding ribonuclease HII: protein MKNTQQIDLFANDSPEDSQVIIGVDEVGRGPLIGDVVAAAVILPDDCSLPLADSKKLSEKKRELLFDQICEQAVAYSIQVASPEEIDELNILQATMLAMTRAIESVASQSRFDLVMVDGNRCPDIKYPCQSVIKGDAKIKAISAASILAKVYRDRQMIELDQRYPEYGFAKHKGYPTAEHMSRLQNLPVLEQYRRSFKPVRLLLEQS from the coding sequence ATGAAAAACACACAACAGATCGATCTTTTTGCAAACGACTCGCCGGAAGATTCACAGGTTATCATCGGTGTCGATGAAGTCGGACGTGGCCCTCTGATTGGCGATGTGGTGGCGGCAGCAGTGATTCTGCCCGATGATTGCAGTTTGCCTCTTGCCGACTCCAAAAAACTGTCTGAAAAGAAACGTGAACTGCTGTTCGATCAAATTTGCGAACAGGCGGTTGCCTACAGCATTCAAGTTGCCTCTCCAGAAGAGATTGACGAATTGAATATCCTACAGGCGACCATGCTGGCCATGACGCGGGCCATCGAATCGGTAGCATCGCAATCCCGCTTTGATTTGGTGATGGTGGACGGGAATCGTTGCCCGGACATTAAGTATCCATGTCAGTCGGTTATCAAAGGCGACGCCAAGATTAAAGCGATTTCCGCGGCATCAATTCTGGCTAAGGTTTATCGTGACCGGCAGATGATTGAGCTTGACCAACGCTATCCTGAGTATGGGTTTGCCAAACATAAGGGATACCCGACAGCAGAGCACATGAGCAGGTTGCAAAACTTGCCTGTGCTTGAGCAATATCGCCGTTCTTTCAAACCGGTACGTCTGCTTTTGGAGCAGAGCTAG
- the lpxB gene encoding lipid-A-disaccharide synthase, with the protein MSHNSNQSITIALVAGEASGDTLGADLLSELKSRYPNARFVGIGGPKMIALGMDSWYPMETLSVMGFFEVLKRLPQLLKLRKQLIQRLIELKPDVFIGIDAPDFNFTVEKHLKQQGIKTVHYVGPSVWAWREKRLQKIKRAVDGVLVLFPFEPQYYHRYQIPVECVGHPLAQQVPEVPDKISARSRLGLAEDSQVTAILPGSRMSEINQMIDPYLQAADQLLKAYPTMRFVIPVIHDRARRRIEEALKKWQLDEQVLLLQGQAQLALEACDQALVTSGTATLECALMRRPLVLAIKVHPLSYWIMSRLATTKWIGLPNILAQQDIVPELIQDQATAEKISTELASLIESEVIREQQLRCFEQQYQQLKQPSAQIAVAAIERWTGIGNEPQ; encoded by the coding sequence ATGTCTCACAACAGCAATCAATCGATTACCATTGCCCTGGTTGCCGGAGAAGCTTCCGGCGACACGCTCGGGGCTGACCTCCTTTCCGAACTTAAATCACGCTATCCCAACGCTCGTTTTGTCGGTATCGGCGGCCCAAAAATGATCGCTTTAGGTATGGATTCCTGGTATCCGATGGAAACCTTGTCGGTTATGGGTTTTTTTGAGGTCTTAAAGCGCCTGCCGCAACTTCTCAAACTGCGTAAGCAGCTTATACAGCGTCTTATCGAGTTGAAGCCTGATGTTTTTATCGGGATCGATGCACCGGATTTCAATTTCACAGTTGAAAAACATCTGAAACAGCAGGGGATTAAAACCGTTCATTATGTCGGGCCTTCTGTTTGGGCCTGGCGGGAAAAACGTCTGCAGAAAATCAAGCGCGCCGTTGACGGTGTTCTGGTTTTATTCCCGTTTGAACCCCAATATTACCACCGCTACCAGATCCCGGTCGAATGTGTCGGGCATCCTCTGGCGCAACAAGTGCCGGAAGTGCCGGATAAAATCAGCGCGCGTAGCCGACTCGGTCTTGCCGAGGATTCTCAAGTGACGGCGATACTGCCTGGGTCGCGGATGAGTGAAATCAACCAGATGATTGATCCTTATTTACAGGCGGCCGATCAGCTACTTAAAGCCTATCCAACAATGCGTTTCGTTATTCCGGTGATTCATGACCGAGCCCGTCGGAGAATCGAAGAGGCACTTAAAAAATGGCAATTGGATGAACAGGTACTGTTGTTGCAAGGGCAGGCTCAGTTGGCTTTGGAGGCGTGTGACCAGGCTCTGGTTACTTCCGGAACGGCAACGCTGGAGTGCGCATTAATGCGTCGTCCGTTGGTTCTGGCGATCAAAGTGCACCCGCTTTCCTATTGGATTATGTCGCGTCTGGCAACGACCAAATGGATTGGATTACCCAATATTCTCGCGCAGCAGGATATTGTTCCGGAGTTGATTCAGGATCAGGCGACAGCGGAAAAAATCTCAACAGAGTTGGCAAGCCTGATTGAATCCGAAGTGATCCGTGAACAGCAGCTGAGATGCTTCGAGCAGCAGTATCAGCAACTTAAACAGCCTTCCGCACAGATTGCCGTAGCGGCAATCGAGCGCTGGACGGGAATAGGCAACGAACCACAATAA
- the lpxA gene encoding acyl-ACP--UDP-N-acetylglucosamine O-acyltransferase has translation MIHPSAIIDPDAKIADDVEIGPFCVVEGDVEIGAGCKLESHVVISGPTRIGENNHFYPFGSIGAAPQDKKYAGEKTELIIGNNNTFRENVTLNRGTIQDLGKTIIGNDNWVMAGVHIAHDCIIGDHTIMANNVALAGHVEVQDWAILGGYSLVHQFCRIGRHSFCGMGSVINQDVPDFIVVSGNIAEARSVNLEGLKRRDYDAEQRALVKKAYKVIYRRGLSVKDAVKELQKIEDSKNTLQHLIEFLQNSERGITR, from the coding sequence TTGATCCATCCGTCAGCAATCATAGACCCGGACGCGAAAATCGCCGATGACGTTGAAATTGGACCTTTCTGTGTCGTTGAAGGCGATGTCGAAATTGGTGCCGGCTGTAAATTAGAATCCCATGTTGTCATTTCAGGCCCGACACGGATAGGTGAAAATAATCATTTTTATCCGTTCGGTTCAATCGGTGCCGCGCCTCAGGATAAGAAATATGCCGGGGAAAAGACCGAATTGATTATCGGCAACAATAATACTTTCCGTGAGAACGTGACCTTGAATCGCGGCACAATCCAAGATCTTGGAAAAACCATTATCGGTAACGATAACTGGGTGATGGCTGGGGTTCATATTGCACATGACTGTATTATCGGCGATCACACCATTATGGCCAATAATGTCGCGCTTGCCGGTCATGTCGAAGTGCAAGACTGGGCTATTCTCGGCGGTTATTCACTGGTGCATCAGTTTTGCCGGATCGGTCGTCATTCGTTCTGCGGTATGGGCAGTGTCATCAATCAAGATGTCCCGGATTTTATCGTCGTTTCCGGCAATATCGCCGAAGCCCGTTCAGTCAATCTGGAAGGTTTGAAGCGCCGGGATTACGATGCCGAACAGAGAGCGCTGGTCAAAAAAGCCTATAAGGTCATCTACCGTCGCGGTCTGTCGGTCAAAGACGCGGTTAAAGAATTGCAGAAAATCGAAGATTCGAAAAATACCTTGCAACATCTTATTGAATTTCTTCAGAACTCCGAACGGGGCATTACACGCTAA
- the fabZ gene encoding 3-hydroxyacyl-ACP dehydratase FabZ yields the protein MMEVKDIFDYLPHRYPFLLVDRVTEFTPNESLKGYKNITFNEPQFTGHFPNNPIMPGVMIIEAMAQCTGILAFRSQGVKPDGTSMYYLAAVDNARFRQPAVPGDRLDFEVKALGNKRGIWKFECTTKVDGKVIASADLMCAERKV from the coding sequence ATGATGGAAGTAAAAGACATTTTTGATTATTTGCCGCATCGCTACCCGTTTTTGCTGGTTGACCGAGTAACCGAATTTACTCCAAATGAGAGTCTAAAAGGTTATAAAAATATCACTTTCAATGAGCCGCAGTTCACCGGCCATTTTCCGAATAACCCGATTATGCCGGGTGTCATGATTATCGAAGCTATGGCGCAATGTACGGGCATTCTGGCATTCCGCAGTCAAGGCGTTAAACCTGACGGAACCTCAATGTACTATTTGGCTGCTGTCGATAATGCGCGTTTCCGCCAGCCTGCCGTTCCGGGAGATCGTCTGGATTTCGAGGTTAAGGCGTTAGGCAATAAGCGCGGTATCTGGAAATTTGAATGCACAACCAAGGTTGACGGTAAAGTTATCGCTTCAGCCGATCTGATGTGTGCAGAGAGAAAGGTATAA
- the lpxD gene encoding UDP-3-O-(3-hydroxymyristoyl)glucosamine N-acyltransferase, translating into MRIDSLLSVLDRNQIDYQFSGDKSVEINRVAGLDNASQDSLSFLNSNKFIDSLNQTLAGVVVLRSEFQAQCPTNSISVHDPYFVYSLLAQVVYPDAAPFSGVAESASVALTADLEEQVCIEDQVVVKENVSIGCQTWVQSGAVIHRNVKIGAHCKIGSNVVIHENCIIGDHTRIESGAIIGGDGFGWAPNRGQWSKIPQVGRVVIGNHVSIGNNSCVDRGAIEDTVIEDHCIIDNLVHIAHNVVIGEGSAIAGQAGFAGTTKIGKHNIVAGQAGFAGHLSTADNCHFAAKSGVTQTVKNSGAYSGFPVQETAKWQKQIVRQRNLDKMAMQIKELQKQLKELQNNN; encoded by the coding sequence GTGCGCATAGACTCTTTACTTTCGGTACTGGACCGTAACCAAATCGATTATCAGTTTTCTGGCGATAAATCGGTAGAGATAAATAGAGTTGCCGGTCTGGATAATGCAAGCCAAGACAGCCTGAGTTTTCTTAATTCAAACAAGTTTATCGACTCATTAAACCAGACCCTTGCCGGGGTCGTGGTTCTTCGTAGCGAATTTCAGGCGCAATGCCCGACCAATTCAATTTCCGTACATGACCCTTATTTTGTCTACTCTTTACTCGCACAGGTTGTTTATCCGGATGCGGCGCCTTTTTCCGGTGTAGCTGAAAGTGCTTCGGTCGCTCTGACGGCGGATCTCGAAGAGCAAGTCTGCATCGAGGATCAGGTTGTCGTTAAAGAAAATGTTTCGATCGGGTGTCAAACCTGGGTTCAGTCAGGAGCGGTAATTCATCGCAATGTTAAAATCGGTGCGCATTGCAAGATCGGCTCCAATGTCGTCATTCATGAGAATTGCATTATCGGCGATCATACCCGCATAGAATCCGGGGCGATCATCGGTGGTGACGGTTTCGGCTGGGCACCTAATCGCGGCCAATGGTCTAAAATCCCGCAGGTCGGGCGCGTTGTAATCGGTAATCATGTTTCGATCGGTAACAACAGCTGTGTCGATCGCGGAGCAATCGAAGATACGGTAATCGAAGATCACTGTATAATCGATAATCTGGTGCATATTGCACATAATGTCGTTATTGGAGAAGGCTCCGCTATAGCCGGTCAGGCTGGATTCGCCGGGACAACCAAAATCGGTAAGCACAATATTGTTGCCGGTCAGGCCGGATTCGCCGGACATCTGAGCACGGCTGACAATTGTCATTTTGCCGCCAAGTCGGGGGTCACCCAGACAGTCAAAAATTCCGGTGCTTATTCAGGATTTCCGGTGCAGGAAACGGCAAAGTGGCAAAAGCAGATCGTACGCCAGAGAAATCTGGATAAGATGGCAATGCAGATAAAAGAATTACAAAAACAACTTAAAGAACTACAAAATAATAATTAA
- a CDS encoding OmpH family outer membrane protein encodes MFKPYFLIVAFSFLAMISQANAAEDKPVKLGVVNVALLLEQAPQAELATEKLKKEFSKEQQELKNLAKKLESEQAEYEKNKTVMSNAQRATKERELTMMTREIQRRRNDVQELINLRRNEELAKIQNLVNEAIKTIGEKQGFDLILYEGIAYTNSRIDVTKDVLQYLRTESQKKRSDFNK; translated from the coding sequence ATGTTTAAACCTTATTTCCTGATTGTCGCTTTCTCTTTTTTGGCAATGATTTCTCAAGCAAATGCCGCTGAAGATAAGCCGGTGAAATTGGGGGTTGTTAATGTCGCCCTGTTACTTGAGCAGGCGCCTCAAGCAGAATTGGCCACGGAAAAGTTAAAGAAAGAGTTTTCCAAAGAGCAGCAGGAACTAAAAAACCTGGCGAAAAAGCTTGAAAGCGAACAGGCAGAGTACGAAAAAAATAAAACCGTCATGAGCAATGCGCAACGCGCAACTAAAGAGCGTGAATTGACCATGATGACGCGTGAAATTCAGCGCCGTCGTAACGATGTTCAGGAACTCATCAATCTGCGTCGTAACGAAGAATTGGCAAAAATCCAGAATCTGGTGAATGAAGCCATCAAGACCATCGGAGAAAAACAGGGCTTTGACCTGATTCTCTATGAAGGAATTGCCTATACCAATAGTCGCATCGATGTCACTAAGGACGTTTTACAGTATTTGAGAACGGAATCTCAAAAAAAACGTTCTGATTTCAATAAATAA
- the bamA gene encoding outer membrane protein assembly factor BamA codes for MVKMNPVNFRKTTLVAALSASLLAPAIANAFVVEKIVVEGANRIGYETINSYLPISKGQFLDSALTQQTIERLYKTGFFDNVSIYQRGQGEMVIKVEERPSIAEVKIEGNKLIETDILQDALQSLGVKQGRIYNQLDLDRIIIDLKRRYQNQGYYAASVEIESKELPRNRVDLKIKIIEGEPASMGRITLVGNEVYSDRRLKGQMSLGEGGILGTGDSYSKPKLEADLEKIRSFYLDRGYAQFNIVSSQVSLSVDKTRVFTTINMQEGDRFTLSEVKFTGETILTLDEIDQLVDVRAGDTFSRSKIINAVNTIRERLSEEGYAFAEVTPDTVINPQDKTMSVTFKVEPKNRVYIRYIDFEGNTRTRDHVIRRELRQLESAPYSLKAVRQSQSRLDRLGFFKSSKIETKRVSDDQVDLIVKIEEQPTGSFTAGIGYSQLDGASFNIGLSERNFIGSGNKLDLQVATSAARKTADIGVTDPYFTEDGVSLGMGIYYREIDAEELDVADYTTNNYGVKASIGYPLNEDDSIRFGLKLDSQELVCNSDFTYCHDYIDQYGSDTNSVQASLSWVRNTTNSFYFPSKGRKASVSLEAVVPGTSDAPFYKVFAEENLYLPMTENLSLHFKGGFAFGDGYGDIDTLPFYENFYAGGIGTVRGFEPNSLGNRFDLTQDGSDRPRGGNTRVLGTIEIISPTPFIEDSSNQRISWFFDAGYVFEDIKEVETTELRSSVGIGYSWITPVGPLTFSIAQPVNSKSDDKTQAFQFTLGTAF; via the coding sequence ATGGTTAAGATGAATCCTGTAAACTTTAGAAAAACCACCCTTGTTGCCGCTCTTTCGGCGAGTTTGCTAGCACCTGCAATTGCCAACGCCTTTGTGGTTGAGAAAATTGTCGTTGAAGGGGCGAACCGTATCGGTTACGAAACCATCAACAGTTATCTACCGATCAGCAAGGGACAGTTTCTTGATTCTGCCTTGACCCAACAGACCATTGAGCGTCTGTACAAAACCGGCTTTTTCGATAATGTATCCATCTACCAGCGCGGACAGGGCGAGATGGTGATCAAGGTTGAAGAGCGTCCGTCGATTGCCGAAGTCAAAATCGAAGGGAATAAGCTGATCGAAACCGATATTCTTCAAGATGCCTTGCAGAGTCTTGGTGTCAAACAGGGACGAATCTATAACCAGCTGGATCTTGATCGTATTATCATCGATCTGAAACGCCGCTATCAGAACCAGGGGTATTACGCTGCTTCGGTTGAAATCGAAAGCAAAGAATTACCGCGTAACCGTGTTGACCTGAAGATCAAAATTATCGAAGGCGAGCCGGCAAGTATGGGGCGCATTACGCTGGTCGGTAATGAAGTCTATTCGGATCGCCGTCTTAAAGGTCAGATGTCCTTAGGTGAAGGCGGGATCTTGGGAACCGGCGATTCTTATTCCAAGCCGAAGCTTGAAGCCGATCTTGAGAAAATCCGCTCTTTCTATCTGGATCGCGGCTACGCGCAGTTTAATATTGTTTCATCGCAGGTCTCGTTGTCGGTCGATAAAACCCGTGTTTTCACGACCATCAATATGCAGGAAGGCGATCGCTTTACTTTGAGTGAAGTGAAGTTTACCGGTGAAACCATTCTGACTCTTGATGAGATTGATCAACTGGTTGATGTGCGTGCGGGAGATACATTCTCGCGCAGTAAGATTATCAATGCCGTCAATACCATCCGCGAACGTCTCAGTGAAGAAGGCTATGCTTTTGCCGAAGTGACGCCGGATACGGTCATCAATCCGCAAGATAAAACCATGTCGGTCACCTTTAAAGTCGAACCGAAAAATCGTGTTTATATCCGTTATATCGACTTTGAAGGCAACACACGTACACGCGATCATGTTATTCGTCGTGAACTTCGACAGCTGGAGAGCGCGCCTTACTCACTGAAAGCAGTACGCCAGTCACAATCCCGACTGGATCGTCTAGGCTTTTTTAAAAGCAGTAAAATCGAAACCAAACGCGTTTCTGACGATCAGGTTGATCTGATTGTCAAAATCGAAGAGCAGCCAACCGGTTCTTTCACCGCCGGTATCGGGTACTCTCAGCTTGACGGAGCCAGTTTCAATATCGGACTTTCCGAGCGTAACTTTATCGGTAGTGGTAATAAATTGGACCTTCAGGTGGCAACCAGTGCGGCCAGAAAAACGGCCGATATTGGGGTGACCGATCCATACTTTACCGAAGACGGTGTCAGTCTCGGGATGGGGATCTATTATCGTGAAATCGATGCCGAAGAGTTGGATGTAGCCGACTACACGACCAACAACTACGGTGTGAAAGCCAGTATCGGCTATCCGTTGAACGAAGATGATTCGATTCGTTTCGGGTTGAAGTTGGATTCTCAGGAACTGGTCTGTAACTCCGATTTTACCTATTGTCATGATTACATTGATCAATACGGTTCGGATACCAATTCCGTTCAGGCAAGCTTGAGTTGGGTACGCAATACCACCAATAGTTTCTATTTCCCGAGTAAAGGGCGTAAAGCTTCGGTTTCTCTGGAAGCGGTCGTACCGGGAACTTCCGATGCGCCATTCTATAAAGTGTTTGCTGAAGAGAACCTTTATCTGCCTATGACGGAAAATCTGTCATTGCACTTTAAAGGTGGCTTTGCCTTCGGTGATGGTTACGGCGATATCGACACGCTACCTTTCTATGAAAACTTCTATGCCGGTGGGATCGGAACTGTGCGTGGTTTTGAACCGAACTCGCTTGGAAATCGTTTCGATCTGACTCAGGACGGTAGTGACCGTCCGCGAGGCGGTAATACGCGTGTCCTGGGTACGATCGAGATTATTTCGCCTACGCCGTTTATCGAGGACTCCAGTAACCAGCGTATTTCTTGGTTCTTCGACGCCGGTTACGTCTTTGAAGATATTAAGGAAGTGGAGACCACCGAACTACGCTCATCAGTCGGTATCGGTTATTCCTGGATTACGCCAGTAGGGCCGTTGACCTTCAGTATCGCACAACCGGTCAACTCCAAGTCTGATGATAAAACCCAGGCATTCCAGTTTACACTCGGGACCGCCTTCTAA